Proteins from one Candidatus Ancaeobacter aquaticus genomic window:
- a CDS encoding DEAD/DEAH box helicase yields MPQEIHDFISSLKKSSVFKDYVIHHEELEEKEPDLCDINPWIAESITSYFKENGVEKLFSHQHEALEEIHKGNHTGILTPTGSGKSLIYNTSVLNNILDDNSARGLYIFPIKALEQDQLKGLREFVNGIGSAGFITAEIYDGDTKPSHRTKIIREMPNIIITTPDMLHLGIIPHHSKWETFFKNLRYIVVDELHTYKGVFGTHFLHVLKRLKRVAEHYGASPQFICSSATVSNPEKFLKDITGHECSIITEDGAPKAKKHFVFINPEISPYTAASQLFLRSIQAKLKTIVFSKARKITELIYTWVLEKSPSLHDRVSSYRAGYTPEERREIERKLFSDEMDGVISTSALEMGIDIGGLDVCILVGYPGTITSTWQRGGRVGRAGNDSIIFLIAGQDALDQYFMHNPDDFFTRRYEDIIVDNTNRPIQKAHIKCAAQELPLKKKDLSYPFETHSVSIRELELEKGLFKSATEDLWYGASQRPQRHVHIRSIGEGYTIFEKGEKKPMGSVSGIRVFKECHKGAIYLHRAKQYVVTELDLENKNIIVSHSGEKYYTHAISEKETEILSRDRMKPVHNFIVREGNLKVTQTITGYQKKELYSQSVLENYELELPPQMFETVGMWIEIEWMFQDHLKEAGFNYMGAIHAIEHALIALFPLFIMCDSDDVGGICYPVHAQVGKSAIFIYDGYPGGIGLSQRCYDKIEEHLNATLNLVSQCECDFGCPSCIHSSKCGSGNKPLDKQGAIMLLELLLGKRSLENQNTATDLDQGLQNMEKFMEEVPVEIKQEAKRVVYFDLETQRSAAEVGGWNNNHLMRVSVGVAFDSRQDKFLTFYENTIDDLIELLKAADLVVGFNVKRFDYGVLKGYTDFDFTKLNTFDILEDIHKNLGHRLSLDHLAKNTLGSKKSADGLMALRWFKEGKMKEIAEYCTKDVEITRDLFLHGALKKHVIFQRKNGETVQLPVDWDIEELVKSEKELKKKSVPVNTTAITNTTNSQAF; encoded by the coding sequence ATGCCCCAAGAAATACATGATTTTATATCCTCCCTGAAGAAATCATCTGTCTTTAAAGACTATGTGATTCACCATGAAGAGCTTGAAGAAAAAGAACCTGACCTATGTGATATTAATCCATGGATCGCTGAATCGATAACTTCATACTTTAAAGAAAACGGGGTCGAAAAACTTTTTTCTCATCAACACGAAGCACTGGAAGAAATCCATAAAGGAAACCATACCGGAATTTTGACTCCTACCGGGAGTGGTAAGAGCCTCATATACAACACGTCAGTTTTAAACAATATTTTGGATGATAATAGTGCTCGTGGCCTATACATTTTTCCTATTAAAGCGTTAGAGCAAGACCAGCTTAAAGGGCTGCGTGAATTTGTTAACGGGATTGGAAGCGCTGGCTTTATCACCGCAGAAATCTATGATGGTGACACAAAGCCAAGTCATAGAACAAAGATTATACGTGAAATGCCAAACATTATTATTACGACACCGGATATGTTGCATTTAGGGATCATTCCTCATCATTCAAAATGGGAAACATTCTTTAAAAACCTAAGGTATATTGTTGTCGATGAGCTGCATACCTATAAAGGTGTTTTCGGGACACATTTTCTCCATGTTTTAAAGAGGTTAAAGAGAGTTGCAGAGCATTATGGTGCTTCCCCACAGTTTATTTGTTCATCCGCGACGGTAAGTAATCCCGAAAAATTTCTTAAAGACATTACCGGCCATGAATGTTCGATCATTACAGAAGACGGTGCCCCAAAAGCAAAAAAACACTTTGTGTTTATAAACCCTGAAATAAGCCCGTATACAGCAGCATCACAACTTTTTTTGCGTAGTATTCAGGCAAAACTGAAAACAATCGTTTTTTCAAAGGCGAGAAAGATTACCGAGCTTATTTATACCTGGGTATTAGAAAAATCTCCTTCACTGCATGACCGGGTAAGCTCGTATCGTGCGGGATACACGCCGGAAGAGAGAAGAGAGATTGAACGAAAACTTTTCAGCGATGAAATGGACGGGGTGATATCAACGAGTGCTCTTGAGATGGGTATTGATATTGGTGGCCTTGACGTGTGCATCCTTGTTGGGTATCCGGGAACGATTACGAGTACATGGCAACGGGGCGGACGCGTAGGGAGAGCGGGGAATGACTCGATCATCTTTTTGATCGCGGGGCAGGATGCGCTCGATCAGTATTTTATGCATAATCCGGACGATTTCTTTACGCGCCGATACGAAGATATCATAGTTGATAATACCAATAGACCCATACAAAAAGCGCATATTAAATGCGCCGCACAGGAACTCCCGCTAAAAAAGAAGGATCTTTCGTATCCATTTGAAACACATTCTGTAAGTATTCGTGAGCTCGAGCTTGAAAAAGGGCTTTTTAAGAGTGCAACCGAAGATCTTTGGTACGGGGCGAGCCAGCGACCACAACGACATGTGCATATTCGATCAATTGGTGAGGGATACACCATATTTGAAAAAGGTGAGAAAAAACCTATGGGTAGTGTAAGTGGGATACGAGTGTTTAAAGAATGTCATAAAGGGGCAATATATCTTCATAGGGCAAAACAGTATGTGGTTACCGAACTTGATCTCGAGAACAAGAATATTATTGTCTCACATTCAGGAGAGAAATATTACACACACGCAATATCGGAAAAAGAAACTGAGATCCTTTCCCGTGACAGGATGAAGCCAGTGCACAACTTCATTGTTCGCGAAGGAAACCTGAAAGTAACCCAAACCATTACCGGTTACCAGAAAAAAGAGCTCTACAGCCAGTCGGTATTGGAAAATTATGAGCTTGAATTACCTCCACAGATGTTTGAAACAGTCGGTATGTGGATAGAGATCGAATGGATGTTTCAAGATCACCTTAAAGAGGCAGGGTTTAATTATATGGGGGCTATACATGCTATTGAGCACGCCCTGATCGCTCTTTTTCCTCTTTTTATTATGTGTGATAGTGATGATGTGGGTGGAATATGCTATCCGGTACATGCTCAGGTAGGTAAATCAGCGATATTTATCTATGATGGCTATCCGGGAGGGATTGGCTTATCACAAAGATGTTATGACAAGATCGAAGAGCATCTTAACGCGACATTAAACCTTGTCTCACAATGCGAATGTGATTTTGGGTGTCCTTCATGCATACATTCATCAAAATGCGGCTCGGGAAACAAACCGCTTGATAAGCAGGGAGCGATAATGCTCCTAGAGCTCTTATTAGGCAAACGATCTCTTGAAAATCAAAATACGGCAACTGATCTCGACCAGGGCCTCCAGAACATGGAAAAATTCATGGAAGAAGTACCCGTGGAAATAAAACAAGAGGCCAAACGCGTTGTTTACTTTGACCTTGAAACACAACGATCAGCCGCTGAAGTTGGTGGATGGAACAATAACCATCTTATGAGGGTATCAGTAGGAGTTGCATTTGATTCGCGGCAGGATAAATTCCTCACTTTCTATGAAAACACCATTGATGATTTAATAGAACTGCTGAAAGCAGCCGATCTTGTTGTCGGTTTTAATGTGAAACGGTTTGATTATGGTGTTTTAAAAGGATATACCGACTTTGATTTTACAAAGCTTAATACGTTCGATATTTTAGAGGATATACACAAGAATCTAGGGCATCGATTAAGCCTTGACCATCTTGCTAAAAATACTCTTGGCTCAAAAAAGTCCGCAGACGGGTTAATGGCGCTCAGATGGTTTAAAGAAGGAAAAATGAAAGAGATTGCAGAGTACTGCACCAAAGACGTGGAAATCACCAGGGACCTTTTTTTGCATGGCGCCCTGAAAAAGCACGTCATTTTTCAGCGCAAAAACGGTGAAACTGTCCAACTGCCGGTTGATTGGGATATTGAAGAACTAGTAAAAAGCGAAAAAGAGCTAAAAAAGAAGTCAGTTCCAGTAAATACTACCGCAATCACAAACACCACCAATTCTCAAGCTTTTTAG
- a CDS encoding cupin domain-containing protein, giving the protein MYKIAIEKPTQEKLDALGVFDWGIWEKEKSIFDWSYDSDETCYILEGKARVKTEWEEVTFEKGDLVKFPKGLSCTWIKGLRSNDMTNLAEPILERNKERRVPRIPCDTQAMSDAVAAQKRPAPSGRHIFGRLFRCSSLTYRIGYASVVAPCIRLKYEPPSLTYHYFATPGTYKETLFV; this is encoded by the coding sequence ATGTATAAAATAGCTATTGAAAAGCCAACACAGGAAAAGCTTGATGCATTAGGCGTGTTTGACTGGGGTATATGGGAAAAAGAGAAAAGCATCTTTGATTGGTCTTATGATAGTGATGAAACATGCTATATTCTTGAAGGGAAAGCTCGTGTTAAGACTGAATGGGAAGAAGTAACATTCGAAAAAGGTGATCTTGTAAAGTTTCCGAAAGGACTTTCCTGTACGTGGATAAAGGGGTTGCGAAGTAATGATATGACAAACTTGGCTGAGCCGATTTTGGAGCGAAACAAGGAACGAAGAGTGCCGCGTATCCCTTGCGATACGCAAGCGATGAGTGACGCAGTTGCAGCCCAAAAGCGGCCAGCCCCTTCGGGGAGGCACATCTTTGGCCGTCTGTTTCGTTGCTCCTCCTTGACGTACCGCATAGGGTACGCCAGCGTTGTCGCGCCTTGCATACGGCTCAAATATGAGCCTCCAAGTTTGACATATCATTACTTCGCAACCCCCGGAACCTATAAAGAAACACTATTTGTTTGA
- a CDS encoding RtcB family protein, which produces MDHESIKGLKKINDYCWEMPQTFKPGMKVPGRIYAPEKFLDAIVKDKCQEQIANVAFLPGIVKYSLAMPDIHWGYGFPIGGVAATDIDNGGVLTPGGVGFDINCGVRLLRTDLEKKDITPKVQDLVRALYHNVPCGVGVGGKIKINPAELKKLLKKGSKWAVNNGYGTEEDIEYTENNGCMIDADPECVSDRAIKRGLDQSGTLGSGNHFIEVQVIDKVFDDTAARCFGLFEGQVTVMIHSGSRGLGYQVCADYLKVMRNCPQKYGISVPDRQLVSAPVASEEGQRYLAAMYAAANYAWANRQCLMHLTRSVFEKVFQKGYHGLGMDLVYDVSHNIAKIEHHVIEGKEKTLCVHRKGATRAFPKNHPDIPQKYRAIGQPVIIPGDMGSYSYVMVGTERAMQETFGSICHGAGRVMSRTQAVKQSTAHQIVSDLEKKGILVMATGKSTIAEEAPYAYKDVNEVTEAVTGAGLARPVVRMKPLGVIKG; this is translated from the coding sequence ATGGATCACGAATCAATTAAAGGACTTAAAAAAATAAACGATTACTGCTGGGAAATGCCACAAACTTTTAAACCAGGCATGAAAGTTCCCGGGCGGATATATGCCCCTGAAAAATTTCTTGATGCGATCGTTAAAGATAAATGTCAGGAACAAATAGCGAATGTTGCCTTTCTCCCCGGCATAGTGAAGTATTCGCTCGCTATGCCCGACATACATTGGGGTTATGGTTTTCCCATTGGAGGTGTTGCAGCTACTGATATTGATAATGGCGGGGTTCTTACACCGGGAGGAGTTGGATTTGATATAAACTGTGGGGTACGTCTCTTGCGAACGGATCTTGAAAAGAAAGATATTACCCCAAAGGTGCAAGACCTTGTCAGGGCTCTCTATCACAATGTTCCCTGTGGTGTTGGTGTCGGCGGAAAGATAAAAATTAATCCGGCTGAATTAAAAAAACTACTCAAAAAAGGTTCTAAATGGGCCGTTAATAATGGATATGGTACCGAAGAAGACATTGAATATACCGAAAATAATGGCTGCATGATAGACGCTGACCCGGAATGTGTATCTGATCGTGCAATTAAACGAGGGCTAGATCAATCAGGAACACTTGGGTCGGGAAACCATTTTATTGAAGTGCAAGTCATAGATAAAGTGTTTGACGATACTGCAGCGCGATGTTTTGGTCTTTTCGAGGGGCAAGTTACGGTAATGATCCATTCGGGATCACGCGGGCTTGGCTATCAGGTGTGTGCTGATTACCTGAAAGTTATGCGAAACTGTCCTCAGAAATACGGAATCAGTGTTCCTGACAGACAGCTCGTCAGTGCTCCTGTCGCATCAGAGGAAGGCCAGCGGTATCTCGCGGCAATGTATGCTGCTGCAAACTATGCGTGGGCAAACAGACAGTGTCTAATGCATCTTACCCGCAGCGTGTTTGAAAAAGTCTTTCAAAAGGGCTATCACGGACTCGGGATGGATCTTGTGTATGATGTGTCACACAACATTGCAAAAATCGAGCACCATGTCATTGAGGGTAAAGAAAAGACTCTCTGTGTTCATCGCAAGGGTGCAACCCGTGCTTTTCCAAAAAATCATCCCGATATACCGCAAAAGTATCGCGCTATAGGGCAACCGGTCATTATTCCTGGTGATATGGGAAGCTACTCATACGTTATGGTCGGAACCGAACGTGCAATGCAAGAAACATTCGGCTCAATTTGTCATGGTGCCGGTAGGGTAATGAGTCGCACTCAAGCCGTAAAACAGTCAACTGCACACCAGATTGTCTCAGATCTCGAGAAAAAAGGTATCCTAGTAATGGCGACAGGTAAAAGCACCATAGCTGAAGAAGCTCCTTACGCATATAAAGATGTTAACGAGGTCACTGAAGCAGTTACCGGAGCAGGTCTTGCCCGTCCCGTTGTCCGCATGAAACCCCTCGGCGTCATCAAGGGGTAG
- a CDS encoding DNA recombination protein RmuC, producing the protein MDIFWIIISFVFGAAIAIIFIKFVMRNTREDLKSQFVSATQDMLKNNNEHFMALAKEKFDHEQTKAKTELDLNRQKVESSVLQLSDQLKKYESLMREFEKDRGDKYGSLEENLRNTTEITNRLQCSTEKLNTILGNVKLRGHWGEKIADDILKYSGLVEGLHYKKNTAQETVNTRPDFMFNLSDGHKVYMDVKFPLSAYLGYINAQSDVERTNKKNQFVSDVKLRIKEITKREYINPDEKTLDYILLFIPNEQVYSFANEVAPGLIDEAIQKKVILCSPWTLYAVLRIIWQAWENYHTSQSVQHVLTLIQSFLGEYDKFCDKMTEMGDRLEKVQKSYGDLVGTRQRKLDRKIDKIEEYRKGQPDSKDHEEISEETVEQMQE; encoded by the coding sequence ATGGATATATTTTGGATTATAATTAGTTTTGTTTTTGGTGCAGCGATTGCGATTATTTTTATTAAGTTTGTTATGCGTAACACTCGCGAAGATTTGAAGTCACAGTTTGTATCCGCAACGCAAGACATGCTCAAAAACAATAATGAGCATTTTATGGCGCTTGCGAAAGAAAAGTTCGATCACGAACAGACAAAAGCAAAAACAGAACTTGATCTTAACAGGCAAAAAGTTGAGTCTTCAGTTTTACAATTATCTGATCAGTTAAAAAAATATGAATCACTTATGCGTGAATTTGAAAAAGATAGAGGTGATAAATACGGTAGCCTGGAAGAAAATTTAAGGAATACCACTGAGATAACAAATAGGTTGCAGTGTTCAACTGAAAAACTGAATACAATACTCGGGAACGTAAAGTTGAGAGGGCATTGGGGTGAAAAAATAGCCGATGATATTCTCAAATATTCAGGACTGGTTGAAGGGCTGCATTATAAGAAAAATACCGCGCAGGAAACAGTAAATACCCGTCCGGATTTCATGTTTAATCTTTCCGATGGGCATAAGGTGTATATGGATGTAAAGTTCCCGCTTTCAGCATATTTAGGATATATCAATGCGCAATCTGACGTTGAGCGTACAAATAAAAAAAATCAATTTGTATCGGATGTAAAATTACGAATAAAAGAAATAACGAAAAGAGAGTATATAAATCCCGATGAAAAGACACTTGATTATATATTGCTTTTTATTCCGAATGAGCAGGTGTATTCATTTGCAAATGAAGTTGCTCCTGGACTGATCGATGAAGCGATACAAAAAAAAGTTATACTGTGTTCGCCGTGGACGCTGTATGCAGTACTTAGAATTATCTGGCAGGCATGGGAAAATTATCATACCTCGCAAAGTGTGCAGCATGTACTGACTCTTATCCAGTCTTTTCTTGGTGAGTATGATAAGTTTTGCGATAAAATGACTGAAATGGGTGATCGGCTTGAAAAAGTGCAGAAGTCATATGGTGATCTTGTTGGGACACGTCAACGTAAGCTTGACCGAAAAATAGATAAGATCGAAGAGTATCGAAAAGGTCAACCCGACAGCAAAGATCATGAAGAAATTTCCGAAGAGACAGTCGAGCAGATGCAGGAATAG
- a CDS encoding sigma-E factor regulatory protein RseB domain-containing protein, producing MKRILVCMSVIGLCVCVSSCAQKTDVDPQSVIKKMMAQESQLDYSGTKVVTQHIKGLPFSVTLDILREHPDKLRFTFIDPPEMNGKECIKIGDNFWRIKDDRPHHRKHFKFHRIFKNFQIRNLNLLLKNFSLRYIGTENVAGRPCYVISVTPKSRSPLWRKLWIDKKHYLTLRSDEFYKTWGRSKPLSIFTFTKINYAPTFKKDTFTVPIDEGAKSIITESSRENVTLKQASRRINVPIYLPTHIPRGYERDELQIYQRDKKEFLHVLYSNGLSTISLFQGKMTGHHKKWLKQLKGKQPQDGVTYRMKKGMLTILNKKEGPTNITLMGKIPTSKLEKMFSSLKKVEK from the coding sequence ATGAAAAGAATACTAGTCTGTATGAGTGTTATCGGGTTATGCGTATGTGTGTCCTCGTGCGCACAAAAAACAGATGTTGATCCTCAAAGCGTCATAAAAAAAATGATGGCACAGGAATCACAGCTGGATTATTCCGGGACAAAGGTTGTCACTCAGCATATTAAAGGTCTTCCTTTTTCAGTAACACTCGATATTTTGCGTGAGCATCCCGATAAGTTACGTTTCACCTTTATTGATCCGCCGGAAATGAACGGTAAAGAATGCATAAAAATAGGCGATAATTTCTGGCGCATTAAAGACGACAGGCCGCATCATAGAAAACATTTCAAGTTTCATCGCATCTTCAAGAATTTCCAGATACGAAACCTAAACCTTCTCCTAAAGAACTTTTCATTGCGATATATTGGAACAGAAAATGTCGCGGGCAGACCTTGTTACGTTATTTCAGTTACGCCAAAGTCACGCAGTCCTCTGTGGAGAAAATTGTGGATAGATAAAAAACATTATCTTACTTTACGATCAGACGAGTTTTATAAAACATGGGGGCGTTCAAAACCTTTATCAATATTTACTTTTACAAAAATAAACTATGCACCGACATTCAAGAAAGATACATTTACCGTGCCTATTGATGAAGGAGCAAAATCAATCATAACTGAATCTTCACGAGAAAACGTAACGTTAAAACAGGCTTCTCGCAGAATCAATGTACCTATCTATTTACCAACACATATCCCGAGAGGTTATGAGCGGGATGAATTACAAATTTATCAGCGCGACAAAAAAGAATTTCTACATGTACTGTATTCAAACGGCCTTTCAACGATATCTCTTTTTCAGGGAAAAATGACCGGGCATCACAAGAAATGGTTAAAACAGCTTAAAGGCAAACAACCTCAAGATGGCGTCACATATCGCATGAAAAAGGGGATGCTTACCATACTAAACAAAAAAGAAGGCCCCACAAACATAACGCTTATGGGTAAAATCCCGACGAGCAAACTGGAAAAGATGTTTTCTTCTTTAAAGAAAGTAGAAAAATGA
- a CDS encoding sigma-70 family RNA polymerase sigma factor yields the protein MVEEHSEELPQIDEATIRKCQEGDKGAFHMIYQHFKTKVFSTAFRFTNNYDEAMDLTQDIFINIFKKIKMFEFRSSLSTWIYRLSVNAGIDRVRKYKRYTLTSMDHPDFQATNDFKELHKEHQVKRADENVIQDENAASTHEALQRLSPKLRAILILRYIEDLPYSEIATVLKCSEGTVKSRLNRAHIKLKEVLEKDSEVGR from the coding sequence ATGGTAGAAGAACACTCTGAAGAACTCCCACAGATAGATGAAGCAACTATCAGAAAGTGTCAGGAAGGCGATAAGGGGGCGTTTCACATGATATATCAACATTTTAAAACTAAAGTATTTTCAACAGCGTTTCGCTTCACTAATAATTACGATGAGGCGATGGATCTTACACAGGACATTTTTATTAATATCTTTAAGAAGATAAAAATGTTTGAGTTTCGATCATCTTTATCAACGTGGATATATCGGCTTTCAGTTAACGCAGGCATTGATAGGGTTCGTAAATATAAACGTTACACTCTTACATCAATGGATCATCCTGATTTTCAGGCAACAAACGATTTTAAAGAGCTGCATAAAGAACATCAGGTAAAGCGTGCAGATGAGAATGTCATACAGGATGAAAATGCCGCAAGCACGCATGAGGCGCTGCAAAGACTATCACCAAAATTAAGGGCAATACTAATTCTTCGTTATATCGAAGATTTACCCTATAGTGAAATAGCAACCGTATTAAAGTGTTCTGAAGGAACAGTGAAATCTCGTTTAAACAGAGCTCATATAAAACTTAAAGAAGTACTAGAAAAAGATTCAGAGGTTGGGAGATAA
- a CDS encoding CCA tRNA nucleotidyltransferase yields the protein MKNVKLENAKKIVNTLRKKGYEAYFVGGCVRDRVMKKVPKDYDIATDATARDVMKLFRKTIPVGVQFGVVVVVKGKIQYEVATFRKDGEYIDGRRPVKVHFSNAKEDVLRRDFTINGLLYDPAKRKTLDYVGGVKDIEKKVLRCIGDAEKRFKEDKLRMLRAVRFSARFGYIIEKKTFAAIKKHASKIHEVSTERIRDELSKIFTDKNAAQGMDLLVKSGLMKEVLPEVCKMQGVAQPPNFHPEGDVYVHTRLMFELGKKMSATLAFAVLLHDVGKPDTYRVAERIRFDGHTWVGARMAGVIMKRLKFPNDIRKAVEIAIFNHLKFMDVKKMRVNKLKRFLKEPTFPMELDLHRLDCLASHGMLDNWHFCKRKLREYSRTKEALRPKPLVNGNDLIKLGYVPSPRFKEILTFVEDGQLENTIKTKRHALSLIKKHYPIENK from the coding sequence ATGAAAAATGTAAAATTGGAAAATGCAAAAAAAATCGTTAACACCTTACGCAAAAAAGGGTATGAAGCCTATTTTGTTGGAGGATGTGTGCGCGATCGCGTTATGAAAAAGGTGCCCAAAGACTATGATATTGCGACAGACGCAACCGCACGTGACGTAATGAAGTTGTTTCGCAAAACGATACCTGTTGGCGTGCAGTTTGGTGTTGTCGTTGTTGTAAAGGGTAAGATCCAGTACGAAGTTGCGACATTTAGAAAAGACGGTGAGTATATTGATGGAAGAAGACCGGTAAAAGTACATTTTTCTAACGCTAAAGAAGATGTTCTGAGGCGAGATTTTACCATTAACGGTCTTTTATATGATCCCGCCAAGAGGAAGACACTCGATTATGTTGGTGGTGTTAAGGATATTGAAAAGAAAGTGTTGCGGTGTATTGGTGACGCTGAAAAACGTTTTAAAGAAGATAAACTCCGTATGTTAAGAGCCGTGCGTTTCAGTGCGCGCTTTGGGTATATAATCGAAAAGAAAACGTTTGCGGCAATAAAGAAACATGCCTCGAAAATACATGAAGTTAGCACTGAAAGAATACGCGATGAACTCTCGAAGATATTTACCGATAAAAATGCTGCGCAAGGCATGGATCTTTTAGTAAAAAGTGGACTCATGAAAGAAGTTTTGCCGGAAGTATGCAAAATGCAAGGAGTCGCTCAGCCACCGAATTTTCATCCCGAGGGAGATGTATACGTACATACACGGCTGATGTTTGAATTAGGAAAAAAAATGTCCGCTACCCTTGCGTTTGCGGTGCTCTTGCATGATGTGGGTAAGCCAGACACTTATCGAGTCGCTGAAAGGATACGGTTTGACGGGCATACATGGGTTGGGGCACGCATGGCAGGCGTTATAATGAAACGCCTGAAGTTTCCTAATGATATACGCAAAGCGGTTGAAATCGCTATCTTTAACCATCTTAAGTTTATGGATGTTAAAAAGATGCGCGTGAATAAGCTCAAACGTTTTTTAAAAGAACCGACGTTTCCTATGGAGCTTGATCTGCATCGTCTTGATTGTCTTGCAAGCCATGGAATGCTCGATAACTGGCATTTTTGCAAACGGAAACTAAGAGAGTACAGCCGTACTAAAGAAGCCTTAAGACCAAAGCCGCTTGTTAATGGGAATGATCTTATCAAGCTTGGGTATGTTCCTAGTCCGAGGTTTAAAGAAATTCTTACTTTTGTAGAAGATGGTCAGCTCGAAAATACTATCAAAACAAAAAGACACGCCCTATCTTTGATAAAAAAACATTACCCGATAGAAAATAAATAA
- a CDS encoding helix-turn-helix domain-containing protein codes for MAEKDIIVIKQKELKHLHVIRKVLEKQIRQSEAGKILGLSTRQIRRKTKRVRTEGDKEIIH; via the coding sequence ATGGCAGAAAAGGACATAATCGTGATAAAACAGAAAGAGTTAAAGCACTTGCATGTGATCAGGAAAGTACTGGAGAAACAAATAAGACAAAGTGAAGCAGGAAAGATATTGGGATTAAGCACGCGGCAAATACGCAGGAAAACGAAACGGGTACGAACAGAAGGAGATAAAGAGATAATACACTAG
- a CDS encoding Os1348 family NHLP clan protein, producing MTRKIVYDIISKSVIDRAFAKQLMENPEKALKEYELTPEEIHAIKAMQVEFDQKYIKGNIPHPVEKIKKNGSSK from the coding sequence ATGACTCGAAAAATCGTATATGATATAATCAGTAAAAGTGTTATAGATAGAGCTTTTGCTAAGCAGTTAATGGAAAATCCCGAAAAAGCACTCAAAGAATATGAGCTTACCCCTGAAGAAATCCATGCAATTAAGGCTATGCAAGTAGAGTTTGACCAGAAATACATCAAGGGAAACATCCCTCACCCCGTAGAAAAGATCAAGAAAAACGGTTCATCAAAGTAA
- a CDS encoding zf-HC2 domain-containing protein, translating to MRCGKIKKLMYDYIDGTLTESVSQDIDRHIDECSKCAKHHQNITQNIALLKELPKLETPDMWTSIHEKIMEEEQASSLAVLWNHFKTISQPYAVPVASCALILIVSGVLLSRGMLASKDTVIDVQFRTTQEIAFYIREHNLPDNSATFHGEFETLSITTENGV from the coding sequence ATGCGCTGCGGAAAAATAAAAAAACTAATGTATGATTATATTGATGGCACGCTCACCGAATCAGTTTCTCAGGATATTGATAGACATATCGATGAGTGTTCAAAATGTGCCAAGCACCACCAAAACATTACGCAAAATATCGCTCTTTTAAAAGAACTGCCAAAGCTTGAAACACCTGATATGTGGACATCGATACATGAAAAGATAATGGAGGAAGAGCAAGCCTCGTCACTTGCTGTATTGTGGAATCATTTTAAAACCATCTCCCAACCATATGCCGTCCCGGTTGCGTCCTGTGCACTTATTCTCATTGTCTCTGGCGTATTATTATCTCGCGGCATGCTTGCAAGTAAAGATACCGTTATTGATGTGCAGTTTAGAACAACACAGGAAATAGCATTTTATATCCGTGAACATAATCTTCCGGACAATTCCGCAACATTTCACGGAGAATTTGAAACATTAAGTATTACCACCGAAAACGGTGTATAA